The Aphis gossypii isolate Hap1 chromosome 3, ASM2018417v2, whole genome shotgun sequence genome includes a region encoding these proteins:
- the LOC114120895 gene encoding myocardin-related transcription factor A-like isoform X4, with translation MQNNISQSSPPSAEVDESPLQKSMDKNKESLKVKLMLRRPINQLVAQGIMPCLKSPPAFHEQRQKLERAKMGDLLKAKIQQRPDKQQLVRQHILEDVGDVDRSLAERQRMLVKCRLADSLNTQLAHRPGPLELIKKNILHTDEPIERAVKEGQIEFKATSEGQKVKPELPDQYLTLDEDSQSSGGAGSSCSPPPPPPPPPPPPPTVALTHRPAYDMIETAAANAGIVTLTLLPSPLGSSTSSLSPMSSVASPPPPAPPPMPPSTLPLQVHGQQPAPGKDKNRKKSKSKSQAKTRTIKFHEYKGPPSAHKAQNLNANSAETSYELLLQQQQLFLQWQLEWQQKYPQLILPAPPHKSTSSIVEQSSTVSSSSSSSSSPSSAPSSTSSTTSTQVINNLPQIIETRSLRNLDDLKVSDLKAELKKRNLPVSGPKPQLIERLRSFAEHNSDLSNMMLSPSSHSNPNSPPRSSSTPPPPPPPPPPPPLPSPGSQNTPEEDRIIREQQRRIEQLQKQLLNSQLQLQQQQQTRVQTFQPHQPVNAKANLAAFLQQQQLNQQQKQQKHMILTTNNNNLMKNNNNNIEISKRRSNTIVLDKEQAASILSQLDHNSQSRTTSLPNFLGTFVQPNLTTTNINNNNTNINNNNKPTITVVQTSSGFHKVVDDDKVDVPMVVDDVKLQQQTAVNLPSQQQLVERVIKSSSENRLQETLENNNQSPKQEDVKPPSPSSSPYIDINSLPMVFDDTKLFQNDHLADTCRHNVSKSQMMDDVLEILIRNGELPASAAHDQTSAGSGVDNSVVNAASDFDIHMDDPFAMDVVCNDDLMMDVDTDWLDSLDLPPPSAEPLADLFNGEATDNDFKLPANMDFLWDRIDFAT, from the exons ctcTCAAAGTCAAGTTGATGTTGAGGAGACCCATTAACCAATTGGTTGCCCAAGGAATTATGCCCT GTTTGAAAAGCCCACCAGCCTTCCATGAACAACGTCAAAAGTTGGAGAGGGCCAAAATGGGCGATCTGTTGAAAGCCAAAATTCAACAGAGGCCTGACAAACAGCAGCTGGTTAGACAGCACATATTGGAGGACGTCGGCGACGTGGACCGATCATTAGCCGAACGTCAGCGGATGTTGGTCAAGTGTCGTTTGGCTGATTCGCTTAATACTCAATTAGCACATAGGCCAGGTCCTTTAGAATTGATCAAAAAGAATATACTCCACACAGACGAGCCCATTGAAAGGGCCGTTAAAG aGGGTCAGATCGAGTTTAAAGCCACCAGTGAAGGACAAAAAGTCAAGCCTGAACTTCCTGATCAGTATTTGACTTTAGACGAGGACTCTCAGAGTTCGGGCGGTGCTGGAAGTTCGTGTTCACCAcctccaccaccaccacctccACCCCCACCGCCACCAACGGTAGCGCTGACCCACAGGCCAGCGTATGACATGATAGAGACAGCCGCTGCAAACGCAGGTATTGTCACCTTAACGTTACTACCTTCACCTTTGGGCTCGTCCACGTCCAGTTTATCACCAATGAGTTCTGTGGCCTCACCACCGCCCCCTGCGCCTCCACCAATGCCACCGTCAACCCTACCGCTACAGGTGCATGGGCAACAGCCGGCACCGGGTAAGGACAAAAATCGaaagaaaagtaaaagtaAGTCGCAGGCAAAGACCAGGACAATCAAGTTCCATGAGTACAAGGGACCACCAAGTGCGCATAAAGCACAAAATCTAAATGCCAATTCGGCCGAGACCTCTTACGAACTGCTTTTGCAGCAGCAGCAGTTGTTCTTGCAGTGGCAACTTGAGTGGCAACAAAAA TATCCTCAACTCATACTGCCCGCTCCACCACACAAATCGACCTCATCAATCGTTGAGCAATCTTCTACTGTATCGTCGTCATCGTCTTCATCGTCTTCGCCATCATCTGCGCCATCGTCTACGTCGTCTACAACGTCTACCCAGGTCATCAACAATCTACCGCAGATTATTGAAACCCGTTCGTTACGAAATCTCGACGATTTAAAGG TGAGTGACTTAAAGGCTGAGCTGAAGAAACGTAATTTACCTGTATCTGGGCCGAAGCCACAGTTAATTGAAAGGCTACGATCATTTGCTGAACATAATTCGGATTTGTCGAATATGATGCTATCACCCAGCAGTCATTCGAATCCAAACAGTCCTCCTAGATCGTCGTCCACGCCACCACCGCCACCTCCACCACCTCCACCACCACCCTTACCATCACCAGGATCCCAAAATACGCCAGAAGAAGACCGCATTATACGGGAACAGCAGAGGCGCATTGAACAGTTACAAAAGCAATTACTTAACTCCCAACTACAGcttcaacaacaacaacagacAAGGGTACAAACATTccag CCTCATCAGCCGGTTAATGCGAAAGCAAATCTGGCAGCCTTCCTTCAGCAGCAACAGTTGAACCAACAGCAAAAACAACAGAAACATATGATCTTGACGACgaacaataataacttaatgaagaataacaacaacaatattgaGATAAGTAAACGGAGGAGCAATACAATTGTATTGGACAAGGAACAGGCGGCATCAATTTTGAGTCAGTTAGACCACAACAGTCAAAG tAGAACAACTTCTTTACCGAATTTTTTGGGTACGTTCGTTCAACCCAACTTGACTACCACCAAtatcaacaacaacaacactaacattaacaacaacaataagcCAACGATCACGGTTGTTCAGACTTCCTCTGGATTTCACAAAGTGGTGGACGACGATAAAGTCGACGTTCCCATGGTAGTGGATGACGTGAAATTGCAACAACAAACCGCCGTAAACTTACCGTCGCAGCAGCAGCTAGTAGAAAGAGTTATTAAATCATCGTCGGAAAATCGACTCCAAGAAACGTTGGAAAACAACAACCAAAGTCCAAAACAAGAGGACGTAAAACCACCATCACCATCATCGTCTCCTTACATCGATATTAACAGTCTACCAATGGTGTTCGACGACACGAAACTGTTTCAAAAT GACCATTTAGCTGATACTTGCCGGCATAACGTGTCTAAAAGTCAAATGATGGACGATGTCCTGGAGATACTGATCAGGAACGGCGAGTTGCCCGCGTCGGCGGCGCATGATCAGACATCTGCGGGCTCCGGAGTCGATAACTCGGTGGTAAACGCGGCATCTGACTTCGATATACACATGGATGATCCATTCGCTATGGATGTAGTGTGCAACGACGACCTGATGATGGACGTGGATACCGACTGGCTTGATTCATTGGACCTTCCGCCGCCGTCAGCTGAGCCGTTGGCCGACCTGTTCAATGGTGAAGCCACTGACAACGACTTTAAACTTCCTGCCAACATGGACTTCCTGTGGGACCGAATAGACTTTGCGacgtaa